From Bacillus basilensis, a single genomic window includes:
- a CDS encoding DUF3980 domain-containing protein: MINRKCSRCKEITGTMHGGKKIKEEFLCEDCLQKGIASGEIELSQVEEKQTSYLSIKILKIMSVIYLIGSILMAFSAGSLIHDPGFGEVSISGSGAVGVIIIGSILQSVLVFCGIWVFILLVETVIKIYEKMK, encoded by the coding sequence ATGATAAATCGAAAATGTTCAAGGTGTAAAGAGATAACAGGTACGATGCACGGTGGTAAAAAAATTAAGGAAGAATTTCTATGTGAAGACTGTTTGCAAAAAGGAATTGCGAGCGGGGAAATCGAATTATCACAAGTGGAAGAAAAGCAAACTTCTTATCTTTCTATAAAGATATTAAAAATAATGAGTGTGATTTATTTAATAGGATCTATTTTAATGGCTTTTTCTGCTGGATCTCTTATACATGACCCAGGATTTGGGGAAGTATCAATTTCAGGATCAGGTGCAGTTGGTGTTATTATTATTGGATCCATATTACAGTCTGTACTTGTATTTTGCGGTATTTGGGTATTCATCCTATTAGTAGAAACAGTCATTAAAATTTATGAAAAAATGAAGTGA
- a CDS encoding DMT family transporter codes for MKRWQMEWLLVSVALVWGANYTIGKYGVAFMSSIQFNSLRFLIASPVLLLITFLMERSLRIERKDWLRLVAVGIVGTTMYQTMFMLSVKYTSATNASLLIAMSPIFTGILAVLHKQERFSMKVQIGSIIAFIGAAFVLLTGHTGGATYEYAWLGNIIGLVAAIAWGWYPILAQPLITKYSAMRVTSWSTLIGIVPLVIYCLFNVNTLTWPVDTPSWGSLAYSIVFATIFGLAMWYVGISQIGSTKVMVYMYLVPLFAVIFAAVTIGEQINMLQLVGGLIIFIGLYVVKKGGIKKPALNLKKVS; via the coding sequence ATGAAACGATGGCAAATGGAATGGCTCCTAGTATCAGTTGCATTAGTATGGGGAGCAAATTATACAATTGGAAAGTATGGCGTGGCATTTATGTCATCCATTCAATTTAATAGTTTACGATTTTTAATAGCATCACCGGTATTATTACTTATTACATTTTTAATGGAACGCTCATTACGTATTGAAAGAAAAGATTGGTTACGATTAGTAGCAGTCGGCATCGTTGGAACGACAATGTATCAAACGATGTTTATGCTATCTGTGAAATATACTTCAGCAACGAACGCCTCATTACTAATTGCAATGTCACCTATTTTTACAGGGATATTAGCAGTATTACACAAGCAAGAGCGTTTTTCGATGAAAGTACAAATTGGTTCAATAATAGCGTTTATTGGTGCAGCATTTGTTTTATTAACAGGGCATACAGGAGGAGCTACTTATGAGTATGCATGGCTCGGAAATATAATTGGATTAGTCGCAGCAATTGCTTGGGGATGGTATCCAATATTAGCGCAACCTCTTATTACAAAATACTCCGCAATGAGAGTCACATCATGGTCTACTTTAATTGGAATTGTACCTCTCGTTATATACTGTTTATTCAACGTAAATACATTAACGTGGCCAGTAGATACGCCAAGCTGGGGATCACTTGCATATTCAATCGTCTTTGCGACCATCTTTGGGCTAGCAATGTGGTATGTCGGCATTAGTCAAATAGGCTCAACGAAAGTAATGGTTTATATGTATCTTGTGCCATTATTCGCAGTTATCTTTGCAGCAGTAACAATTGGAGAGCAAATCAATATGTTGCAACTCGTTGGCGGACTTATTATCTTTATCGGCTTATATGTTGTAAAAAAAGGCGGAATCAAAAAGCCAGCTCTCAATTTGAAAAAAGTAAGCTAA
- a CDS encoding GNAT family N-acetyltransferase, with the protein MRVRNIQGEDYVKIHSVLNDWWGGRDMAAMLPKLFFVHFQETSFIIEEDGETLGFLCGFFSQTHKEEAYVHFIGVNPKYRRRGIASTLYSYFFDIARANNRKVVKAITSPVNKKSIQFHREIGFRIEAGDDEIEGVSVHTNYDGNGGSRVLFLKYV; encoded by the coding sequence ATGCGAGTAAGAAACATACAAGGGGAAGATTATGTAAAGATTCATTCTGTTTTAAATGATTGGTGGGGCGGGAGAGACATGGCTGCCATGTTGCCAAAATTGTTTTTCGTTCACTTTCAAGAAACGAGTTTTATCATTGAAGAAGATGGCGAAACGTTAGGTTTCTTATGCGGATTCTTCTCACAAACGCATAAAGAGGAAGCGTACGTTCATTTTATTGGTGTCAATCCGAAGTATAGAAGAAGAGGAATCGCATCGACATTGTATTCATATTTCTTTGATATTGCTCGTGCAAATAACCGTAAAGTTGTAAAAGCAATCACATCACCAGTTAATAAAAAATCGATACAATTTCATAGGGAGATTGGTTTTCGAATTGAGGCTGGGGATGATGAGATAGAGGGTGTATCGGTACATACAAATTATGACGGGAACGGCGGTAGCAGAGTTTTATTTTTAAAATATGTGTAA
- a CDS encoding DUF3892 domain-containing protein, with product MYKKDFEKVYNEYLHQGKEQAQFEVDHEINSGAEQIVAVRKNDDGDLIAFKTSSGRELDYMTALDEAKSGKLAHVDVFHKYGRDIIRSEPDGIKENNLDNLPSF from the coding sequence ATGTACAAAAAAGACTTTGAAAAAGTTTATAATGAATATTTACATCAAGGAAAAGAGCAAGCTCAATTTGAAGTAGACCATGAAATCAATTCAGGAGCAGAACAAATTGTTGCAGTTCGTAAAAATGATGACGGTGATTTAATTGCTTTTAAAACAAGTAGCGGGAGAGAGTTAGATTATATGACTGCTCTTGATGAAGCAAAATCAGGAAAGTTAGCTCATGTAGATGTATTTCATAAGTATGGTAGAGATATTATACGTAGTGAACCTGATGGAATAAAAGAAAATAACTTAGATAATTTACCTTCATTTTAA
- a CDS encoding YaiI/YqxD family protein: protein MKIYVDADACPVKDVIIFEATNAEIPVTLVTSFSHYSNAEQPKGVETIYVDSGADAADYRIMQLAKKEDLIVTQDYGLASLALAKGCIVLHHKGYKYTNENIDQLLQTRYLSAMVRKSGKRTKGPKPFTAEDKEKFRELFKSMITL from the coding sequence ATGAAAATTTACGTTGATGCAGATGCTTGTCCTGTAAAAGATGTAATTATTTTTGAAGCTACGAATGCGGAAATTCCTGTTACCCTCGTTACTAGCTTTTCTCATTATTCTAATGCAGAGCAGCCAAAAGGTGTGGAGACCATTTATGTTGATTCTGGAGCAGATGCTGCGGATTACCGAATTATGCAGTTAGCAAAAAAAGAAGATTTAATCGTAACACAAGATTACGGTCTTGCTTCGCTTGCTTTAGCAAAAGGCTGTATCGTTCTTCATCATAAAGGGTACAAGTATACGAATGAAAACATTGATCAATTGTTACAAACACGGTATTTAAGTGCAATGGTTCGAAAAAGCGGTAAGCGTACAAAAGGACCGAAACCATTTACAGCAGAAGACAAAGAGAAATTTAGAGAGCTCTTTAAAAGTATGATTACACTTTAA
- a CDS encoding NUDIX hydrolase, which produces MISKFKFGSKKPTVHYVLRPSCYAIIFNSSSKIAVIQKGDRYFLPGGCMEGNETKEECLHRELLEELGWAIEIDQYIGNAMRYFYAEKEDTYYLNDGFFYIANMAQKQTKACEEDHVLRWMSPLHAVGILIHDHQKWAVEQALFLQKQKGSPSM; this is translated from the coding sequence ATGATTTCGAAGTTCAAGTTTGGCTCTAAAAAACCTACCGTTCATTATGTATTAAGACCTAGTTGTTATGCGATTATTTTTAATTCTTCTTCAAAGATTGCTGTTATCCAAAAAGGAGACCGTTATTTTTTACCTGGTGGCTGTATGGAAGGTAATGAAACAAAAGAAGAATGTTTACATCGTGAATTACTAGAGGAATTAGGATGGGCAATTGAAATTGATCAGTATATCGGTAATGCAATGCGGTATTTTTATGCTGAAAAGGAAGATACATATTATTTAAATGATGGGTTCTTTTACATTGCGAACATGGCGCAGAAACAAACCAAAGCCTGTGAAGAGGATCATGTTTTAAGGTGGATGTCTCCATTGCATGCTGTAGGGATTCTCATTCACGATCATCAAAAATGGGCTGTTGAACAAGCGCTTTTTTTACAAAAGCAAAAAGGATCTCCTTCTATGTAA
- a CDS encoding PLP-dependent aminotransferase family protein → MEWKLDSDSKIPIYQQVVDFIEKRITYGELPPGSFLPSERKLATLLNVNRSTVTTAYNELRAMGIVESTTGKGTRVSTHMWGVSPTLTPNWRNFVEGGTFLPNLPLLRHIRAEVQQNENIIDFANGELGCNLYPHDQLQTILREQPLTHSLSYDHPQGYLPLRQAVVKYMKEYLKVEATEQSIMITSGAQQALHLIVQCLLNPGDAVAFESPSHCYSLPLFQSAGIRIFPLPVDEHGINPDDVQELYRKHRIKMIFLNPNFQNPTGTMLHPNRRKKLLSLCADLRIAIVEDDPSSLLTLEKKQPCPTLKSIDENGTVIYVHSLSKMIAPGLRVGWLVAPQSVVERLSDARHQMELGMSIFPQWLMQQFFETVPFQSHIVPLRKQLAEKRDVIVRALNEQLHDKISFSNPTGGIYIWGKLNEPINEKQLIMQSLKQEIAFMPGSIFGAKDGYIRLSYGKVNIDQIEEGISRLRKAILVCEK, encoded by the coding sequence ATGGAATGGAAGCTAGATAGTGACAGTAAAATCCCTATTTATCAGCAAGTTGTTGACTTTATTGAAAAACGTATTACGTACGGAGAACTCCCTCCAGGTAGCTTCCTCCCTTCAGAACGGAAATTAGCTACACTGTTAAATGTAAACCGAAGTACAGTAACGACTGCTTATAACGAACTTCGTGCAATGGGGATTGTAGAAAGTACGACTGGTAAAGGTACACGTGTGAGTACACATATGTGGGGCGTTTCTCCTACATTAACGCCGAACTGGAGAAATTTCGTAGAAGGTGGTACTTTTTTACCAAACTTACCTTTACTTCGTCATATTCGGGCAGAAGTACAACAAAATGAAAATATTATAGATTTTGCAAACGGAGAACTCGGTTGTAATCTTTATCCTCACGATCAGCTACAAACGATTCTACGTGAACAACCGTTAACACATTCATTAAGTTACGATCATCCGCAAGGGTATCTCCCGCTAAGACAAGCGGTAGTAAAATATATGAAAGAATATTTAAAAGTTGAAGCAACTGAGCAGTCTATTATGATTACTTCTGGCGCACAGCAAGCACTTCACCTTATCGTACAATGTTTATTAAATCCAGGTGATGCTGTTGCTTTCGAAAGTCCTTCACACTGTTATTCCTTACCTTTATTCCAATCAGCGGGGATTCGTATTTTCCCATTACCTGTTGATGAACACGGTATTAATCCAGACGATGTGCAAGAGTTATATCGAAAGCATCGTATTAAAATGATTTTTTTAAATCCAAATTTCCAAAATCCTACGGGCACAATGCTGCATCCAAACCGTAGAAAAAAACTATTATCACTTTGCGCTGACTTACGAATTGCGATTGTTGAAGATGATCCGTCTAGTTTACTTACGTTAGAAAAGAAACAACCTTGTCCTACTTTGAAATCGATTGATGAAAATGGAACAGTCATTTATGTACATTCCTTATCAAAGATGATTGCACCAGGATTACGAGTCGGCTGGCTTGTTGCCCCGCAGTCTGTAGTAGAAAGGTTATCCGACGCAAGGCACCAAATGGAATTAGGTATGAGCATATTCCCGCAGTGGCTTATGCAGCAATTTTTCGAAACTGTACCATTTCAGTCTCATATCGTACCATTACGAAAACAACTAGCAGAAAAAAGAGACGTTATCGTTCGCGCCCTAAACGAGCAACTTCACGACAAAATCTCTTTTTCAAACCCGACCGGCGGTATATACATATGGGGAAAATTAAACGAACCGATAAACGAAAAACAACTCATTATGCAAAGCTTAAAACAAGAAATTGCTTTTATGCCGGGGAGTATTTTCGGCGCGAAAGATGGTTATATTCGTTTATCTTATGGAAAAGTGAATATTGATCAAATTGAGGAAGGTATTTCTCGTTTGCGGAAGGCTATTTTGGTTTGCGAAAAGTAA
- a CDS encoding HAMP domain-containing sensor histidine kinase, with the protein MNTVLNKINVLNQTIRDLASDKKTPNIIDVKSDDEMGKLIRSVNLLIERTTYRELELQQQEQIKKELLNKLRHDINTPLTAVRLQLYYLEGEYKEQAPILESLYEQIQYISDLTNEFNIQSTEILENTYIVNDEVNIHNLIENMIKKWSYLYSIHKIELVYNPQDKELIWNSNELWIQRLFDNIFQNVLKHSKANKLKIIIDEDIVSFRDNGIGFDINSKGTGLGLKNIEDISKMFDIKYTLQSNSEGTMFSFENTKV; encoded by the coding sequence ATTAACACCGTATTAAATAAAATTAATGTATTAAATCAAACGATTCGAGATTTAGCTAGTGATAAAAAAACCCCTAATATAATAGATGTTAAAAGCGATGATGAAATGGGAAAACTAATTAGGTCAGTAAACTTGCTTATAGAGAGAACGACTTATCGAGAATTGGAACTACAACAACAGGAACAAATAAAAAAGGAACTATTAAATAAGTTACGGCATGACATTAATACCCCCTTAACAGCGGTCAGATTACAATTATATTATTTAGAAGGTGAGTACAAGGAACAAGCACCAATACTTGAATCACTTTATGAGCAGATACAATATATAAGTGATTTAACTAACGAATTTAATATTCAATCTACAGAGATCTTAGAGAATACTTATATTGTGAATGATGAAGTGAATATACATAATTTAATCGAAAATATGATTAAAAAATGGAGCTATTTGTATAGCATTCATAAAATTGAATTAGTATATAATCCACAAGATAAAGAGTTGATATGGAATAGTAATGAGTTATGGATTCAAAGGCTATTTGATAATATTTTTCAAAATGTCCTTAAACATTCAAAAGCTAATAAACTCAAAATTATTATAGATGAAGATATTGTTTCTTTTAGAGATAACGGGATTGGGTTTGATATAAATAGTAAAGGAACGGGACTTGGTTTGAAAAATATTGAAGATATATCAAAGATGTTCGATATAAAATACACTTTACAATCAAATAGTGAGGGGACTATGTTTTCATTTGAAAATACTAAAGTTTAG
- a CDS encoding GyrI-like domain-containing protein, whose protein sequence is MESKQSRNEYLRRIHTVQDYIESNINSSLSIEVLADVAGFSKYHFHRIFKGIVDEPLSRYVNRLKLERATNLLTYRTDMTITDIAYHFGFTDSAVFSRTFKNYYGVSPSHYRNYNSKNCKDVSEPSQYNECKKVRGDIEIVTADDMKVAYIRHIGTYEELTIAFPKMIEKLFHYVAEENYHVFEDTKVLTIYHDHHEFTEDYHLRTSLCITIPNESAVETSDIGIMVIPSGKYAIGHFEIRQDEYKGAWDFLYGEWLPNSGYKPRDAYPFEMYKNDPRQHPENKHIVDIYVPIEPF, encoded by the coding sequence ATGGAGAGTAAACAAAGTAGAAATGAGTATTTAAGACGCATACATACAGTTCAAGATTATATAGAATCAAACATAAATAGTTCACTATCCATTGAAGTATTAGCTGATGTAGCAGGGTTTTCGAAGTATCATTTTCATAGAATTTTTAAAGGAATAGTAGATGAACCGTTATCTCGGTATGTAAACCGATTGAAGTTAGAAAGGGCAACAAATCTACTTACATATCGTACAGATATGACCATTACAGATATTGCGTATCACTTTGGTTTCACAGATTCGGCAGTTTTCTCCCGTACATTTAAAAATTATTACGGAGTAAGTCCATCTCACTATCGTAACTACAATAGCAAGAATTGCAAAGACGTAAGTGAACCTTCTCAATACAATGAATGTAAGAAGGTTCGAGGAGATATTGAAATTGTAACAGCGGACGATATGAAAGTCGCATACATAAGACATATCGGTACATATGAAGAGTTAACTATAGCTTTTCCGAAAATGATAGAGAAATTATTTCATTACGTAGCGGAAGAAAACTATCATGTATTTGAGGATACGAAAGTATTAACCATTTACCACGATCATCATGAATTTACGGAGGACTATCATTTAAGAACAAGTTTATGTATAACAATTCCGAATGAGTCCGCAGTAGAAACGAGCGACATTGGAATAATGGTAATACCTTCTGGAAAGTATGCGATAGGTCACTTCGAAATACGCCAAGATGAATACAAAGGTGCATGGGATTTTTTATACGGTGAATGGCTACCAAATAGCGGATATAAACCAAGAGATGCGTATCCTTTTGAAATGTATAAAAATGACCCAAGGCAGCACCCGGAA